From a single Rosa rugosa chromosome 7, drRosRugo1.1, whole genome shotgun sequence genomic region:
- the LOC133721769 gene encoding cation/calcium exchanger 5, with product MAILSSFQTFTLSLTLLSIFLFFLLLLTPPTPTSPNYPSPFPLTPHRSLLQTSSSSNGLFNYLCLFPQNPSLSLSSLSLILLLLFYLLIKTAQDHFSLVTTKLTFALNLTPSMAAVTLLALGNGAPDVFASLAAVRRGNYRTGFGAILSAGTFVSAFVVGFVAIYAAPFSLTPATFVRDVMFYLISATFLFYVYLSAEIYLWQAVGFVGFYLFFVGFVFWMDLGLGGGGGGGGGGGKRSRSEVAVGAESEMHKGFVELDCEIGEVEKRSEEGKPSFGVRRGLEMVSKVWEVPVSILLKLTIPQAAPSEWSRFYTSANIALCPLALLYSCNSFMEFNHPVAFLLSNTHLPLWFVVFLASSSLALLHYIIEKEPPKTEQIPVLLIAFVMSVFWISTTAGELLNCLAALGALLELPPALLGLTVLAWGNSVGDLVADVALAKAGHPALAMAGCFAGPMFNMLVGLGTALVIQTSNVYPEAYELQFHVGIVIAFVFLLLSLMGSLLVITWCRFRVPRFWGFCLVGLYVIFMAVSLLIAKFSG from the exons ATGGCCATCCTCTCTTCCTTTCAAACCTTCACTCTCTCCCTAACACTCCTCtccatcttcctcttcttcctcctcctcctcactcCCCCAACTCCCACTTCCCCAAACTACCCCTCCCCTTTCCCCCTAACCCCCCACAGGTCCCTCCTCCAaacttcctcctcctccaatGGCCTCTTCAACTACCTCTGCCTCTTCCCCCAAAACCctagcctctctctctcctccctctctctcatcctcctcctcctcttctacCTCCTCATCAAAACCGCCCAGGACCACTTCTCCCTCGTCACCACCAAGCTCACCTTCGCCCTCAACCTGACGCCCTCCATGGCCGCCGTCACCCTCCTCGCCCTCGGCAACGGCGCCCCCGACGTCTTCGCCTCCCTCGCCGCCGTCCGCCGCGGAAACTACCGCACCGGCTTCGGCGCCATCCTCTCCGCCGGCACCTTCGTCTCCGCCTTCGTCGTCGGCTTCGTCGCGATCTACGCCGCGCCCTTCTCCCTCACCCCGGCCACGTTCGTCAGGGACGTCATGTTCTACCTGATCTCGGCCACGTTTCTGTTCTACGTGTATCTGAGCGCCGAGATTTATCTGTGGCAGGCGGTGGGGTTCGTCGGGTTTTACTTGTTCTTTGTGGGGTTTGTGTTCTGGATGGACTTGGGGTtgggcggaggaggaggaggaggaggaggaggagggaagAGGAGCCGGAGTGAGGTGGCGGTGGGTGCTGAGAGTGAAATGCACAAGGGCTTTGTGGAATTGGATTGCGAGATCGGAGAAGTTGAGAAGAGATCAGAGGAGGGGAAGCCGAGTTTCGGGGTCCGGCGAGGTCTGGAAATG GTCTCAAAAGTATGGGAGGTTCCAGTCTCAATTCTTCTGAAGCTGACAATTCCACAGGCTGCCCCGTCGGAATGGAGTAGATTCTACACATCAGCCAATATTGCTCTATGCCCTCTAGCACTTCTATATTCTTGCAACTCGTTCATGGAATTCAATCATCCTgtagcttttcttctttccaacaCCCATCTTCCACTATGGTTTGTTGTATTCTTGGCAAGCTCCTCTCTTGCACTTCTTCATTATATAATAGAGAAAGAGCCCCCCAAAACTGAGCAAATTCCTGTATTGCTTATAGCATTTGTTATGAGTGTCTTTTGGATATCCACTACTGCTGGAGAATTGTTGAACTGCCTTGCTGCACTTGGAGCACTTCTGGAGTTGCCACCAGCACTTCTTGGGCTTACGGTTCTTGCCTGGGGAAATTCTGTGGGGGATCTTGTTGCTGATGTGGCACTTGCCAAGGCAGGCCACCCTGCATTGGCCATGGCAGGGTGCTTTGCCGGGCCAATGTTTAACATGCTTGTAGGCCTTGGAACAGCGTTGGTGATACAGACCTCCAATGTTTATCCGGAAGCATATGAGCTCCAGTTCCATGTGGGTATCGTGATTGCATTTGTGTTCTTGCTTTTGAGCCTGATGGGTTCTCTATTGGTGATCACATGGTGCAGATTCCGGGTGCCTAGGTTCTGGGGGTTCTGTCTTGTTGGTCTCTATGTTATCTTCATGGCAGTTAGCTTACTGATTGCGAAGTTTTCGGGATGA
- the LOC133723559 gene encoding nuclear transcription factor Y subunit C-9 isoform X1 yields the protein MDQMGNWMDQQGHGQPQSMGMVGSGGQLAYGTAPYQHTQMVGSPNPATVGAPVGGIQSSSQSAGAQLQQHQLAYQHIHQQQQQQLQQQLQSFWANQFQEIEKVTDFKNHSLPLARIKKIMKADEDVRMISAEAPVIFARACEMFILELTLRSWNHTEENKRRTLQKNDIAAAITRTDIFDFLVDIVPREDLKDEVLASIPRGTVSVGAADALPPYCYMPPQHGPQVGAPGMIMGKPMMDPSMYGQQSHPYMAPQMWPQAPEQQQQQQQQQSPSDH from the exons ATGGACCAAATGGG GAACTGGATGGATCAGCAAGGACATGGGCAACCCCAATCGATGGGGATGGTAGGTAGTGGAGGTCAGTTGGCATATGGGACTGCTCCGTATCAGCATACTCAAATGGTAGGGAGTCCAAATCCTGCTACAGTTGGTGCGCCAGTTGGAGGCATTCAATCTAGTAGTCAATCTGCCGGAGCTCAGCTTCAACAGCATCAACTTGCTTATCAGCACATtcaccagcagcagcagcaacaacttCAACAACAACTGCAGAGTTTCTGGGCAAATCAGTTTCAAGAGATTGAGAAGGTAACTGATTTCAAGAACCATAGCCTTCCTCTAGCAAGGATCAAGAAGATTATGAAAGCTGATGAGGATGTGAGAATGATATCAGCTGAGGCACCTGTGATCTTTGCAAGGGCATGTGAAATGTTCATCTTGGAGTTGACCTTGCGGTCTTGGAATCACACAGAAGAGAATAAAAGGAGGACACTTCAAAAGAATGACATTGCAGCTGCAATCACGAGGACTGATAtctttgatttcttggtagaCATCGTGCCGAGAGAGGATCTGAAAGATGAAGTCCTTGCATCCATTCCAAGGGGAACGGTTTCTGTTGGGGCTGCTGATGCACTTCCTCCATACTGCTATATGCCACCTCAGCATGGACCTCAGGTGGGGGCTCCTGGGATGATCATGGGCAAGCCTATGATGGACCCATCTATGTATGGGCAACAGTCTCACCCCTACATGGCTCCGCAAATGTGGCCGCAAGCACcggagcagcagcagcagcagcaacagcaacagTCACCATCTGATCATTAG
- the LOC133723559 gene encoding nuclear transcription factor Y subunit C-9 isoform X2 — MDQQGHGQPQSMGMVGSGGQLAYGTAPYQHTQMVGSPNPATVGAPVGGIQSSSQSAGAQLQQHQLAYQHIHQQQQQQLQQQLQSFWANQFQEIEKVTDFKNHSLPLARIKKIMKADEDVRMISAEAPVIFARACEMFILELTLRSWNHTEENKRRTLQKNDIAAAITRTDIFDFLVDIVPREDLKDEVLASIPRGTVSVGAADALPPYCYMPPQHGPQVGAPGMIMGKPMMDPSMYGQQSHPYMAPQMWPQAPEQQQQQQQQQSPSDH, encoded by the coding sequence ATGGATCAGCAAGGACATGGGCAACCCCAATCGATGGGGATGGTAGGTAGTGGAGGTCAGTTGGCATATGGGACTGCTCCGTATCAGCATACTCAAATGGTAGGGAGTCCAAATCCTGCTACAGTTGGTGCGCCAGTTGGAGGCATTCAATCTAGTAGTCAATCTGCCGGAGCTCAGCTTCAACAGCATCAACTTGCTTATCAGCACATtcaccagcagcagcagcaacaacttCAACAACAACTGCAGAGTTTCTGGGCAAATCAGTTTCAAGAGATTGAGAAGGTAACTGATTTCAAGAACCATAGCCTTCCTCTAGCAAGGATCAAGAAGATTATGAAAGCTGATGAGGATGTGAGAATGATATCAGCTGAGGCACCTGTGATCTTTGCAAGGGCATGTGAAATGTTCATCTTGGAGTTGACCTTGCGGTCTTGGAATCACACAGAAGAGAATAAAAGGAGGACACTTCAAAAGAATGACATTGCAGCTGCAATCACGAGGACTGATAtctttgatttcttggtagaCATCGTGCCGAGAGAGGATCTGAAAGATGAAGTCCTTGCATCCATTCCAAGGGGAACGGTTTCTGTTGGGGCTGCTGATGCACTTCCTCCATACTGCTATATGCCACCTCAGCATGGACCTCAGGTGGGGGCTCCTGGGATGATCATGGGCAAGCCTATGATGGACCCATCTATGTATGGGCAACAGTCTCACCCCTACATGGCTCCGCAAATGTGGCCGCAAGCACcggagcagcagcagcagcagcaacagcaacagTCACCATCTGATCATTAG